In a single window of the Globicephala melas chromosome 10, mGloMel1.2, whole genome shotgun sequence genome:
- the LOC138842842 gene encoding transmembrane protein 121B-like, which produces METRTSEPFSQSLAATGGKGRTGGGGGSGRPRRSAEEEREGRVEARVPRPSLRPPFPHRAASANHRARARQPGARSPGPPLKRPLGSAQLPVSVRVALPPARAPARPQAPRGPRHVTAPSQGGSGGNASFGGGGGGGSGSGSGSSCAASVEREARGCGEKGAPDRNGWYQRS; this is translated from the coding sequence ATGGAAACAAGGACGTCAGAGCCTTTCAGCCAATCGCTGGCAGCGACAGGAGGAAAGGGGCGaacgggagggggcgggggcagcgGCCGGCCGAGGCGCTCCgcggaggaagagagggaggggcgCGTGGAGGCACGAGTCCCCCGCCCCTCACTCCGGCCACCCTTTCCCCACCGCGCGGCAAGTGCTAATCATCGGGCGCGCGCTCGCCAGCCGGGGGCGCGCTCTCCGGGTCCTCCCCTTAAACGCCCTCTCGGCTCCGCTCAGCTCCCAGTCTCCGTCCGAGTCGCGCTTCCTCCCGCGCGCGCGCCTGCCCGCCCCCAGGCTCCCCGCGGGCCGCGTCACGTGACCGCGCCTAGCCAAGGCGGCAGCGGCGGCAACGCGAGcttcggcggcggcggcggcggcggcagtggcagtggcagtggcagcagctgCGCCGCCAGCGTGGAGCGGGAggcgagagggtgtggagagaagggagcgCCAGACCGGAACGG